Below is a window of Bactrocera tryoni isolate S06 unplaced genomic scaffold, CSIRO_BtryS06_freeze2 scaffold_7, whole genome shotgun sequence DNA.
CATTGAAAGATCTACGCAATGACTCGAGATGTCTATTGTCTGGTGACTCCCTCCAAACACTGCCAGTAATTCCAAGATCAACGGCTGCTGATAAAATAAAAGCTTGCCTCAAATCAACAACTCTATGGCGCTACATAAAGAAACTTCAGCTGAAAACAAACAAGAGCTGCATTCCTTAATGATAAATTCGCTGAAGATTTCTCTGAGCAAATGGTAATAGTTGAGTACCATTTGATGAATTGAGCGGATTGATTTCATTTCTTAATAATTTCCGTAACTTTGTCCCGTCGGAAGGCGAACTTATCTACAAAGTGTTCACAAACATCATTACTAACCACAAAAGCAATGAATGATTTAGTAAGCAAGCATTTTTAGCGGCTAAGAATAAAGATGTAGAAGAAGTTTGTGAATAGAATAGGAGAGAGTTTTAGGCTGCTAGCCGTGAAGAAGTGCCAAAGTTCTGCGATATATACATagtgttcaaatatattgaacagccTTATCTTCGCCAATGCTGAGGcaatacaaaacatacataaacaaacacataaaaatatatgcacttATAtgcagcatacatacatacatatatgaggcacgtatgcattaatatgtaataCGAGTTCTCACGAAATATAATACTCAAGaaatatagtataaaaatatttacttaggtttgggcaattgattacaaatgcattTGTGCACTTGAAAGTAATCCCAAACCATATAGCATAAACAATGATGAGATAAAACCCAGCAAAAATATTGGCAAGCGTGTTGTAAATTAAGATTGCAGCAAGCTTGCATAAATAAGAGTTTTGCGAATGTCGTTGacaatttgtttgcaaatgcAAGTGTTTTGCGATCGTCGTTGACATTTTACTTGCAAATGCAAGTGTTTTGCGAACGTCGTTGACAATTTGCTTGCAAATGCAagtgttttataaatttaagcaaaacGTGTAGTTCTCGCCGCAAAAGATTTTGCTGATAAGTTGTgttaataaattatgtaaaatttttcttaaagttgttaaattaagtgcgtttgatatttttaattatcatttGCTATTAAAAAAGGTAATAATCTACTTATTTAATGTCTGCAgcaaataagaagaaaaatgtTGTGCGCAGCAgcttcgaaattttgaaaacatctATGGAACGGTGCCGCTTCAAGTTCTGTAAGTACCCAGAGTGAATTTGTGGAACAGGAGGTTGTGCCTGAAGCACAGAATAATTTAGATTCCTTGTTGCCAAACGATGATTAATTTCTGATGAAAGTTAGAACTCGTCCGATGGCACCGTTATTGATTTCAATAAACGTTTAGCTGCATGGTTTGTAGAGAGCAATGTGTTCAATGTGCATGCTAATAAATTATTGGACTTATTAAGCGACAAAATTGAAGGTCTACCAAAAGATATCAGAACGCTAAAACGTACGCCGACTGATGCTCCAGTTGTCTCGTTAGCAAGTGGAGAATATGCGCATTATGGCTTGAGAGACTGTTTGACAGATTTTTTACAGGAATATAATTTCGAAAAGTTCGCTGAAGAGCGTGTGGCCTATTTTAGTGAATGTAAATGGGACGGATTCAGTTTTCgtggttgttattttttgtggaCGGTCTCATCCCAATGATGTGAATAAGTTTCTGGCACAATTTGTCGATGTCAGCCATCACAACCAGCAAAGGTCTTTGTAGATTGAAAAACTTCCAATTGACGTGATCCAAGTATTCGCTCTAGATTACATGCACGTGGTATGTTTGGGTGTAATGAAGGCTTTGCTTGGATCCTggataaaagttaaaaatcgcAATTATTCTTTGCAACAAAATGATATACGAAAACTAAACACAGAATTTTAATCCATTGCGCGTTACATACCAAAAGACTTTTGTAGGAAACCACGGGATTTAAAAGAGATAGACCGCTTCAAAGCAACGGAATTCCGTCAGTTCCTTTTGTATACAGGCCAGGTTGTGCTAAAGGACATATTGAGCCAAGAGAGGTTCATTCATTTTTTGCAACTTAGTCTTGCAATGCGAGTTTTCTTCAATGCTGAAGATTGTGTACAAAATAACAAATGCGCAGAGGAGCTGATAAAGGATTTCTTACTCAGAGTCCCTGTTTTATATGATGATTTAATGTTAACATATAATTGCCACTGTTTGAGTCATTTGGCCAGAGATTCCATGCACTTTGGATCACTAGAGACAACCAGTGCTTTCAagcttgaaaataaattaggaaaaattaagaaactagttaagaaaaaaaataatgttccGTCCCAAATTTACAACAGACTAGTTGAGCAGAGTGTACATGGAAAccatcataaaaaaatattgtttctaaAAAATCTACAGTACAAAGTGATGGCActtacaaatttgttaaaactaaaaacttttatttttcatctATTGCACCTGAGAACTTTTATTtagtacaaaaattaattttcaaacttatttcCATATCAAAATCTGCTGATAACGATTTTGTACTTCACGGGCTAAGGGTACAAGACTTACATAACTTATATGATAAGCCGCTTCAATCAtcgctttttaatatttaccgTGCCGAAAATCTCAGTTTTAACAGAACACCGAATCACCCATACGCTTGACGAAGTAACATCAAAAGTTATATGCTTCTACACCAGATCGTCTTATATATTTGTGCCACTCATAGCAGATCATGTCGCAGAACAATCTCAATTACATCGTCGACCCCATTAATGATGACATCGCATCCTCACAAACTATTTATGTGATGCAACCAAGTCCAAGCCCAACAACAACTTCTTTGGATAGTGCAACGTCGTCGggtaagatatttatttttaaaggatACTTTTAACATAACACCGCAACACTTTTctcatatttgttttatattatttagccagcattcacatataaaaataagcgTTTTGTAAGCGTTCAAATGTAAGCAAAACACTTATAAAATGCTGCTGTGACCTTTGCAAAAGACATCAAAGCAAGGGGTTTATAATCGAAAAGGACGCAATTTTATAAGCGTTTAAAAGACAATTGCAAAACATGTTTTTTAAGTACAGTAATTACACGGTTTCTAAATGCTTATAAAACACGTTttgaaaatgcttaaaaaacaagtatttttaatgaaataagtaagcgttttaaacatttactttgttttggatatgtttttttattgatacatttaaaaaatcagttttaatattaaatttggtttcttcatagaataatattatattaaaatataaaaataggaacttcattgttttttcatttaaaaaatcattactACTTAGTATTttagtttactttttttgttgttttatttttaatacgatTTTTTGGACTGGACTGGAAATATGACTTAGAGGCAAACACAAAGTCCTCTTCCTTGCCTCCATTTTCAGCGAAAGTTTCTGCAATagaatttaaatatgaatatagaAATGTAACTAGAAACCTTTTAAAAGTATTTCACTTACGATGAATAGCAGTGGCGACAGTGAAGGCCCTAATGCACTTCTTATCTGCAGTTCCTCACCAGGAAAAGCTCTCAGCAACGTTGTCAGTCATAATCTTCTGCTACGCTTTCGTAACAAATTTTCTCGAATTGGATGATGTTGACAATCTTTTTAGATCTGccttctaaaaatataaataaaatcaacatCAGTATACAGTCACcggatatttcaaatttaaattcttaCCAGCAAGGAAAATTTATCTATATCTTCCAGAATAGTTTTCTCAAAATTGAGGAAGTCTTCAATATTAGCATACGGCTTGCTTGGTATAATAGTAGCGTTATTATGTGATACCGCTTTTTTAAGATCAATGATTTCTTTGCGCAGCCCCTCAACGTTTTCTGTTAGGCGTAACAATATTAGCTTATTTTTTTCCTCCACCTTTTCAACAGCCTTTTGACATGCGACGATGATTACTGATTGAATTGctgccgaaaaaaatataaaacaaatatgagAAAAGTGTTGCGGTGTTATGTTAAAAGTatcctttaaaaataaatatcttaccCGACGACGTTGCACTATCCAAAGAAGGTGTTGTTGGGCTTGGACTTGGTTGCATCACATAAATAGTTTGTGAGGATGCGATGTCATCATTAATGGGGTCGACGATGTAATTGAGATTGTTCTGCGACATGATCTGCTATGAGTGGCACAAATATATAAGACGATCTGGTGTAGAAGCGTATAACTTTTGATGTTACTTCGTCAAGCGTATGGGTGATTCGGTGTTCTGTTAAAACTGAGATTTTCGGCAcggtaaatattaaaaagcgaTGATTGAAGCGGCATATCATATAAGTTATGTAAGTCTTGTACCCTTAGCCCGTGAAGTACAAAATCGTTATCAGCAGATTTTGATATGgaaataagtttgaaaattaatttttgtactaAATAAAAGTTCTCAGGTGCAATagatgaaaaataaaagtttttagttttaacaaatttgtaagTGCCATCACTTTGTACTGTAGATTTTttagaaacaatatttttttatgatggTTTCCATGTCCACTCTGCTCAGTCTGTTGTAAATTTGGGACggaacattattttttttcttaactagtttcttaatttttcctaatttattttcaaacttgAAAGCACTGGTTGTCTCTAGTGATCCAAAGTGCATGGAATCTCTGGCCAAATGACTCAAACAGTGGCAATTATATGTTAACATTAAATCATCATATAAAACACGGACTCTGAGTAAGAAATCCTTTATCAGCTCCTCTGCGCATTTGTTATTTTGTACACAATCTTCAGCATTGAAGAAAACTCGCATTGCAAGACTAAGTTGCAAAAAATGAATGAACCTCTCTTGGCTCAATATGTCCTTTAGCACAACCTGGCCTGTATACAAAAGGAACTGACGGAATTCCGTTGCTTTGAAGCGGTCTATCTCTTTTAAATCCCGTGGTTTCCTACAAAAGTCTTTTGGTATGTAACGCGCAATGGATTGAAATTCTGTGTTTAGTTTTCGTATATCATTTTGTTGCAAAGAATAATTgcgatttttaacttttatccAGGATCCAAGCAAAGCCTTCATTACACCCAAACATACCACGTGCATGTAACCTAGGACGAATACTTGGATCACGTCGATTGGAAGTTTTTCAATCTACAAAGACCTTTGCTGGTTGTGATGGCTGACATCGACAAATTGTGCCAGAAACTTATTCACATCATTGGGATGAGACCGTCCACAAAAAATTACAACCACGAAAACTGAATCCGTCCCATTTACATTCACTAAAATAGGCCACACGCTCTTCAGCGATCTTTTCGAAATTGGCAATCCATCGATGTTAAAgttcaattctaaaatatttgtatgcacttTATGTTCCCGTAAAAAATCTGTCAAACAGTCTCTCAAGCCATAATGCGCATATTCTCCACTTGCTAACGAGACAACTGGAGCATCAGTCTGCGTACGTTTTAGCGTTCTGATATCTTTTGGTAGACCTTCAATTTTAAGaacaattttacataatttattaacACAACTTATCAGCACAATCTTTTGCGGCGAGAACTACACgttttgcttaaatttatgAAACACTTGCATTTACAAGCAAATTGTCAACGACGTTCGCAAAACACTTGCATTTGCAAGTAAATTGTCAACGACGTTCGCAAAACACTTgcatttgcaaacaaattgtCAACGACATTCGCAAAACTCTTATTTATGCAAGCTTGCTGCAATCTTAATTTACAAAACGCTTGCCAATATgtttgcatacacatatatttaactagacaagtaagacttttaaaatagtatataaggtgtacaattttaacaataaaatcataatgaaaaaattctcagCTCAGTGAAGGTCTTTGCATTTCCCCTCACCAGTGCACACTGTGAGATTTAATCAATCTGGCAtctcgaaattcaaaaaaaaaatgttttcgtaactcgctcatatttttttttttgcgtgagAAGAGACCCCAATTGTTacgaaaacaaacacaaaagagaataaaaaaatgttattggcgTGATAACAGCTATCAAACACCTATAATTGCATAGCATGCTACAATTGATTTGCAAGCTTGCATTGATCACAAAAGTTTGAGTGATCAGGTCGAAGTTGTGAGTGGTTTTTTtggcctaaaatattttttgtattgaaggttattacttaaacttaaaatttttgtttaacactatatatttatttttgcactcaagtattttgaaaaaattgttttatgacCACCTGAAAGGTAagacaaattttaaagttttcaaatatatgatAGACTAGAACTTCCAAGTCCCACGGAGTTTCGTGATAGGAATGCCAGCAGAATATTTGTTAATGTCCCCAAAacagatttaaaaaataaaatcctgcccattttttgcctttttttagtATGAGTGATAGATGTTGACGATACCAAAATTAAAGATCGTATAAAAAAGCTTTGCTTCCAATTTCAATCGCGATGGAGCAAATCTCACCGTGATAAAGCAAGATTTATGCATGACAATGCTATTTGGCTAAGTTCAAAAATTTCTGCTGTTGATTTTGCTCTTGATCACGCACCATCAGCTTCAAAACAAATACCTCAACGCGGAAGGCGAGAAAAAGAGTTTTGGAAGGGTAAGCATTACTGAAAAGAAAAGTCTTACACCAGATCAAGCACTGGCCATGATCGTAGACGAAAATTTATCAACTGAGCAATACCGTGGAATACGATTGCCTACGATACCATACAGTCCGAAATTGTATCCATGCTATGACCTCGTTAAGCAATCAAAATTATTGTGCTACCCAAACCTTATTACTAATACTGAAACATATGCCGAAATCAATTTGCAATCCTTAATAGACCACACGGTGAAAAGATTAATAGATGCACAATATGAGGTTTTTAAGTCGTTCCCTGCCATTCAGGATGAATTaagcataataataaaatggggATGCGATGGAGCTGAACAGAACcgttacaagcaaaaattttcGGATGACAATATGTGAGACGAAAGCATGTTTTCTCTTTCGATGGTGCCTCTTCAACTTAACTATGGAGCTGAAGGcaggaaacatattttttggcaaaatccaGCTGCGTCTTCGACAAGATATTGTAGACcgatcaaatttattttcacgaAAGAGACGCGTGAGGTCATTAAAACGGAAGTGGAGCATATTCGGCAGCAAATTTCTGTTTTGAAACCAACTAGCTTTGAGCTTCACGGTTAAAGCCAATTTAATTCTATGTGTGACTGACGGCAAAGTCTGCACCGCTCTTTCAAATTACACGTCATCGCAGGCGTGCTATTTATGTGGTGCAACTCCAAAAACTATGATCGACATGAATGCCTTATCACAGCGCGAAATCGATGAAAATATGCTTGCTGTTGGTCTTTCACCTCTACATGCCTACATAAGGTTTATGGAGTGCTTGTTGCACATTTCTTACCGATTGGAAATAGAAAAATGGTACGTATCAGGCGATGAAAATA
It encodes the following:
- the LOC120781866 gene encoding uncharacterized protein LOC120781866; the encoded protein is MSQNNLNYIVDPINDDIASSQTIYVMQPSPSPTTPSLDSATSSAIQSVIIVACQKAVEKVEEKNKLILLRLTENVEGLRKEIIDLKKAVSHNNATIIPSKPYANIEDFLNFEKTILEDIDKFSLLKADLKRLSTSSNSRKFVTKA